Proteins from a genomic interval of Phycisphaerae bacterium:
- a CDS encoding ABC transporter ATP-binding protein, which translates to MGPLIHIEALTKHYVMGGTVVRALDGVSIDVAEGEFISVTGASGSGKSTLMHLVGCLDRPTSGRYFLDGDLVSEMSDRQLAIIRNQKIGFVFQTFNLIQRTSAVDNVAVPLFYARRARVRDASFRALQRVGLEPRALHKPSELSGGERQRVAIARAIVNEPKIILADEPTGNLDSRTGRQIMDIFHELNRAGVTIILVTHEMSVAIQARRVICMRDGNIIEDGAADTAFLARMMAPTEMPPPEAPAPAAPPPMARPAKV; encoded by the coding sequence ATGGGACCGCTGATACACATCGAAGCCCTGACCAAGCATTACGTGATGGGCGGGACCGTCGTCCGCGCGCTGGACGGCGTCAGCATCGACGTCGCCGAGGGGGAGTTCATCTCCGTGACCGGCGCATCCGGTAGCGGCAAGAGCACGCTGATGCATTTGGTCGGCTGCCTCGACCGCCCGACCAGCGGGCGATACTTCCTTGACGGCGACCTGGTGAGCGAAATGTCCGATCGGCAGCTCGCCATCATCCGCAACCAGAAGATCGGCTTCGTGTTCCAGACCTTCAATCTTATCCAGCGCACCAGCGCGGTGGACAACGTGGCCGTGCCGCTGTTCTACGCTCGGCGGGCCCGCGTCCGCGACGCCTCCTTTCGGGCGCTCCAGCGCGTCGGACTCGAGCCGCGGGCGCTGCACAAGCCCAGCGAGCTCTCCGGCGGCGAGCGCCAGCGCGTGGCCATCGCCCGGGCCATCGTCAACGAACCGAAGATCATCCTGGCCGACGAGCCGACCGGGAACCTGGACAGCCGTACCGGCCGCCAGATCATGGATATTTTCCACGAGCTGAACCGAGCCGGCGTGACCATCATCCTGGTCACGCATGAAATGTCCGTGGCGATCCAGGCGCGGCGGGTCATTTGCATGCGTGATGGTAACATTATCGAGGACGGCGCCGCCGATACGGCGTTTCTCGCGCGGATGATGGCGCCGACGGAGATGCCGCCGCCGGAGGCCCCCGCGCCGGCCGCGCCGCCGCCGATGGCCCGGCCCGCTAAGGTGTAG
- a CDS encoding ABC transporter permease, protein MFFLRVCLMALRSLWIHPLRSFLATLGVIFGVGAVVAAMAILEGMGARIEAGFASMGSNKLFIMPNVERRSGRMVGNFESLKLEDAKAVEKECPGVKLVMPTLNNSSLVKFLSKNTTATVLGSTEHYPLMNSHTPAEGAFFNATDVQGSSRVAVLGSKVKKELFGGRPAIDEKIKISGTLGVRTFIVVGVMEEKGNVAFTDVDRQVIIPISTAMDLYGAKAVNTILCEATTPSDDDVEKAKAQIKKLLRTRHRIRAGQQDDFQVQAQKEFVEQFGTFRALIGIVLGSIAGISLAVGGIGIMNIMLVAVTERTREIGVRMAMGAKRGDVLQQFLVEASFVSFLGGGLGVLVGWGLATTIEKATRIFETITSIWAIILALAMATVVGIVSGIYPAWKASRLDPVEALRYE, encoded by the coding sequence ATGTTCTTCTTGCGTGTTTGCCTGATGGCCCTGCGAAGTCTGTGGATCCATCCGCTGCGCTCGTTCCTCGCTACGCTGGGAGTGATCTTCGGCGTCGGGGCGGTCGTGGCCGCCATGGCCATCCTGGAGGGTATGGGCGCGCGGATCGAGGCCGGATTCGCCTCGATGGGCTCCAACAAATTGTTCATCATGCCCAACGTGGAGCGGCGCAGCGGCCGTATGGTCGGCAATTTCGAATCGCTGAAGCTGGAAGACGCAAAGGCCGTCGAAAAAGAATGTCCCGGCGTGAAGTTGGTCATGCCGACGCTGAACAATTCATCGTTGGTGAAGTTCCTCTCGAAGAACACCACGGCGACCGTACTTGGCTCGACGGAGCATTATCCGCTGATGAACAGTCATACGCCCGCTGAGGGGGCGTTCTTTAATGCGACGGACGTGCAGGGCTCGTCCCGCGTCGCGGTCCTTGGGTCGAAGGTGAAGAAAGAGCTGTTCGGCGGCCGGCCGGCGATCGATGAGAAGATCAAGATCAGCGGGACACTCGGAGTGCGGACGTTCATCGTCGTCGGCGTCATGGAGGAAAAAGGCAACGTGGCCTTTACCGACGTCGACCGACAGGTGATTATCCCCATCTCGACGGCCATGGACCTTTACGGCGCCAAGGCGGTGAATACGATCCTTTGCGAGGCCACGACGCCCTCCGACGACGACGTGGAAAAGGCCAAGGCGCAGATCAAAAAGCTCCTGCGGACACGCCATCGCATCCGTGCCGGTCAGCAGGACGACTTTCAGGTGCAGGCCCAGAAGGAATTCGTCGAGCAGTTCGGCACGTTCCGCGCGCTGATCGGTATCGTGCTGGGGTCCATCGCCGGGATCAGCCTCGCCGTTGGCGGCATCGGCATCATGAACATCATGCTCGTCGCCGTCACGGAGCGGACCAGGGAAATCGGCGTCCGCATGGCGATGGGCGCCAAGCGCGGCGACGTATTGCAGCAGTTTCTCGTCGAGGCGAGTTTCGTTTCGTTTCTCGGTGGCGGGCTGGGTGTACTGGTCGGGTGGGGGTTGGCCACGACGATTGAAAAGGCGACGCGGATTTTCGAGACGATCACGTCCATATGGGCGATTATCCTGGCATTGGCTATGGCGACGGTCGTCGGCATCGTCAGCGGGATCTATCCGGCCTGGAAGGCGTCTCGTCTCGATCCTGTGGAAGCGTTACGATACGAGTAG
- the coaD gene encoding pantetheine-phosphate adenylyltransferase, which yields MSKNGKHRSAVFAGTFDPPTLGHLDIIERSRKLFDKTIVAIGRNPEKEPLFTKEERVALLKDLLGEQPDVEVESYTGLTMDYVRRKGADVIIKGIRDSDDLRNELRQANVNMIAGDVETVFLFTTDTTALISSTLIRQICELGGLESGNLGRLIPDKVVAKMREKIKKK from the coding sequence ATGAGCAAAAACGGCAAACATCGATCGGCGGTCTTCGCAGGCACGTTCGACCCGCCGACCCTGGGGCACTTGGATATCATCGAGCGGAGCCGCAAGCTCTTCGACAAGACCATCGTCGCCATCGGTCGCAACCCCGAGAAAGAGCCGCTGTTCACCAAGGAAGAACGAGTGGCACTTCTGAAGGATTTGTTAGGCGAACAACCGGACGTCGAGGTGGAGTCGTATACGGGGCTGACGATGGATTACGTCCGCCGAAAGGGCGCCGACGTCATCATCAAGGGCATCCGCGACAGCGACGATCTCCGCAACGAGCTGCGCCAGGCGAACGTGAACATGATCGCCGGCGATGTGGAGACGGTCTTCCTCTTTACCACGGACACAACCGCCCTGATCAGCAGCACCCTTATCCGCCAGATCTGCGAGCTGGGCGGCCTGGAGAGCGGTAATCTGGGGCGGTTGATCCCGGACAAGGTCGTCGCCAAGATGCGCGAGAAGATAAAAAAGAAGTAA
- a CDS encoding RDD family protein, with protein sequence MNRPLAAALIALLAGGLSANAQAPDWKAARVWVAGDDAQVWVVAAGEPKGSVLPLVQFWHADLKEGAAIGPRQRLNLPPVAGDPVAIAADAGGLHVLYSDLTTFDYFVKRPISPGANWQAQCNIAPLAWCGDAGEHGLWALVETKSLVPQGRSADDEQADMAETRPAMEITERLALLQLRDGFWHRQSGPPAAVLGKRFWLAARKGDLHLFWYAGGEVHVTTLQGSDWTSPELVLKGDTIRYAWAGANEQGPIFMACRPAEDGLARVDLYRRGNGAWSMSEPLREGTEFLSVDPRRTALAIAGDQVVIARRAENGQIQFGSSDLTGTRPIRFEPLSLEREQPPSSGEWQDAIVLGLVLGMMTLVLWKRRDQVAAPIALPIGLVPAAVWRRVLATILDLVPAVLLVLPWWVSVMPDPASYGDVQSLMKQSDDPEMMAKLAPIYYTATLLYGLWCMIWEMLIGSSPGKYLFGCRVLSVAGDKPAPRQVFVRNVVRVIMVSMGAPGLIVTLMMIVMVTRNRQRVGDLLAGTIVVEPGVPEEITEPPPEDRPGDDGES encoded by the coding sequence ATGAATCGACCTCTCGCGGCCGCCCTGATCGCACTTCTTGCCGGGGGACTTTCCGCCAACGCCCAAGCGCCGGACTGGAAGGCCGCGCGCGTCTGGGTGGCCGGCGACGACGCGCAGGTCTGGGTCGTGGCCGCCGGCGAGCCGAAGGGCTCGGTGCTGCCTCTCGTGCAATTCTGGCACGCCGACCTCAAGGAAGGCGCGGCGATCGGCCCGCGGCAACGCCTGAACCTCCCGCCGGTCGCGGGCGATCCCGTGGCCATCGCGGCGGACGCAGGCGGGCTCCATGTGCTGTACTCCGACCTGACGACCTTTGACTATTTCGTGAAGCGGCCCATTTCGCCGGGGGCGAATTGGCAGGCGCAGTGCAATATTGCGCCGCTGGCCTGGTGCGGCGATGCGGGCGAGCACGGGCTATGGGCCCTGGTGGAGACGAAGTCGCTTGTCCCACAGGGAAGATCGGCGGATGACGAGCAGGCCGACATGGCCGAGACGCGGCCGGCGATGGAGATCACCGAGCGCCTGGCACTGTTGCAATTGCGCGACGGGTTTTGGCATCGACAGTCTGGCCCCCCCGCGGCGGTCCTGGGTAAACGGTTTTGGCTTGCCGCCCGGAAAGGCGACCTGCATCTTTTCTGGTACGCGGGCGGAGAGGTGCACGTCACGACGTTGCAGGGGAGCGATTGGACCTCACCCGAACTCGTGCTGAAAGGCGACACCATTCGCTACGCATGGGCGGGAGCAAACGAGCAGGGCCCGATCTTCATGGCCTGCCGCCCGGCCGAGGACGGCCTCGCCCGCGTCGACCTCTATCGGCGCGGCAACGGCGCGTGGTCCATGAGCGAGCCCCTGCGGGAAGGTACCGAATTCCTGTCGGTCGATCCGCGAAGGACCGCGCTGGCGATCGCTGGAGATCAGGTGGTGATCGCCCGCCGCGCGGAAAACGGCCAGATCCAATTCGGCTCATCTGATCTGACCGGGACACGACCGATCCGCTTTGAGCCGCTCTCGCTCGAGCGCGAACAGCCGCCGTCGTCCGGCGAATGGCAGGACGCGATCGTGCTGGGGCTCGTCCTCGGCATGATGACGCTCGTGCTCTGGAAACGGCGCGATCAGGTGGCCGCGCCGATCGCCTTGCCGATTGGCCTGGTTCCCGCGGCGGTCTGGCGGCGCGTCCTGGCCACGATCCTGGATTTGGTCCCGGCGGTGCTGTTGGTCCTGCCGTGGTGGGTCAGCGTCATGCCCGATCCGGCCTCCTATGGTGATGTTCAATCGCTCATGAAACAATCTGACGACCCCGAGATGATGGCGAAGCTCGCGCCGATTTATTACACGGCGACCCTCCTGTACGGTCTGTGGTGCATGATCTGGGAGATGCTGATCGGCTCGTCGCCCGGCAAATACCTGTTCGGCTGCCGCGTTCTGAGCGTCGCCGGGGACAAGCCCGCCCCGCGGCAGGTCTTCGTCCGCAACGTCGTCCGCGTCATCATGGTCTCGATGGGTGCGCCGGGCCTGATCGTGACGCTGATGATGATCGTCATGGTCACGCGCAACCGCCAGCGCGTCGGCGACCTCTTGGCAGGGACGATCGTCGTGGAGCCGGGCGTGCCGGAAGAAATCACCGAACCGCCGCCGGAGGATCGCCCGGGCGACGACGGCGAGTCGTAG
- the thpR gene encoding RNA 2',3'-cyclic phosphodiesterase yields the protein MRTFIAIDLDHKIRERIASLQAKLKSRGPKLSWVRPEAMHLTIKFLGEVEEAQIEPIKTALAGVAAQGRAFDITFGGLGVFPPHGRANVLWLGIEDKSGGLKTCWKACEDALAGVGLPREDRPFSAHLTLARNKNPRLSQEVRKLLQNPLPFEPQEQRVHGLTFYQSTLTAEGSIHEVLSRHEFSAA from the coding sequence ATGCGCACCTTCATCGCCATCGATCTCGACCACAAGATTCGCGAGCGGATCGCCTCGCTCCAAGCCAAGCTCAAATCGCGGGGGCCGAAGTTGTCGTGGGTCAGGCCGGAAGCCATGCACCTGACGATCAAGTTTCTCGGCGAGGTCGAGGAGGCGCAGATCGAGCCGATCAAGACCGCACTCGCCGGCGTGGCGGCGCAGGGCCGGGCTTTCGACATCACGTTCGGCGGGCTGGGGGTGTTTCCGCCGCACGGGCGGGCGAATGTTCTCTGGCTCGGCATCGAAGACAAGAGCGGCGGGCTTAAGACTTGCTGGAAGGCCTGCGAAGACGCGCTCGCGGGAGTCGGTCTGCCGCGCGAGGACCGGCCGTTTTCGGCGCACCTGACGCTGGCTCGCAACAAGAACCCGCGGCTGTCGCAGGAGGTCCGAAAGCTATTGCAGAACCCGCTGCCGTTCGAACCGCAAGAGCAGCGCGTCCATGGGCTGACATTCTATCAATCGACCCTGACCGCCGAGGGGTCGATTCATGAGGTGCTCAGTCGGCACGAGTTCAGCGCCGCGTAG
- a CDS encoding UPF0175 family protein, with the protein MTVSFDVPNPVETLLSENGQDPNAAAKEATLVELYRQGKLTHFQLSQSLGLSRFETDGVLKRHNVTEDLLTSEEYQADLESVRAALNA; encoded by the coding sequence ATGACTGTTTCATTTGATGTGCCGAACCCCGTCGAGACCCTTCTTTCCGAGAACGGCCAAGACCCCAACGCGGCGGCCAAGGAAGCCACACTGGTGGAGCTATACCGGCAGGGAAAGCTGACGCATTTCCAGCTTTCTCAGTCCCTCGGCCTTTCGCGGTTCGAAACCGACGGCGTCCTTAAGCGCCACAATGTCACCGAAGACCTCCTGACTTCTGAAGAATATCAAGCTGATTTGGAATCGGTCCGGGCCGCGCTTAACGCATGA
- a CDS encoding DUF3368 domain-containing protein, whose translation MIVVSDASPLNYLVRIRAERLLPALFESVFVPPAVVSELSDARTPISVREFVANPPNWLHVQGPARVDSSIPLDPGELEAIALAEELSATLLIDERVGRRIARSRGLIVTGTLGVLELGAERGLISLPDAVRELRQTDYRISEAIIKGAIQRDEHRRRRP comes from the coding sequence ATGATCGTTGTCTCGGATGCCTCTCCGCTCAACTATCTCGTGCGCATTCGCGCCGAGCGCTTGCTTCCGGCACTTTTCGAGAGCGTCTTCGTTCCGCCTGCCGTCGTGTCGGAACTCTCCGATGCCCGCACACCAATATCAGTCCGTGAGTTTGTCGCCAATCCGCCGAATTGGCTTCACGTCCAGGGCCCGGCTCGTGTCGACTCGTCAATTCCACTCGACCCCGGCGAACTCGAAGCAATTGCCCTCGCTGAGGAACTGTCGGCAACGCTTCTCATCGATGAGCGCGTCGGACGCCGAATTGCAAGATCGCGAGGACTTATCGTGACCGGCACGCTCGGGGTACTCGAACTTGGCGCCGAGCGAGGGCTCATTTCACTTCCCGATGCCGTCCGGGAACTTCGTCAGACGGATTATCGCATCAGCGAAGCTATCATCAAAGGCGCGATTCAGCGTGATGAACATCGTAGGCGCCGCCCTTAA
- a CDS encoding PfkB family carbohydrate kinase, whose product MPLLVTGTIGIDTVETPHGLAQDVLGGSAAYFALAASLITPVRLVGVVGSDFPPSFRDVFKGRPIDLAGLETRPGSKTFRWAGKYVGDMNAAETLRTDLNVVSETPPTIPEQFRDSRYVFLANTHPALQRGFIEQLKQPKLIVCDTMNLWINVAKEELLKTLSMVNGMVMNDGEARLLTGQVDLIQAGHDVLKLGPEFVAIKKGEHGVLMVTKDEVVALPAYPTMKVKDPTGAGDSFAAGVMAYLASTDRRDTAALRAALAHGTCLASITIEDFSMRSLAAADKGTLEGRLAKYKSMLAIG is encoded by the coding sequence ATGCCCCTGCTTGTGACCGGCACCATCGGAATTGACACCGTCGAGACACCGCACGGCCTGGCGCAGGATGTGCTCGGCGGGTCGGCGGCGTATTTCGCCCTGGCGGCGAGCCTGATCACGCCGGTGCGGCTGGTCGGCGTCGTGGGCAGCGATTTTCCCCCGTCCTTTCGCGACGTGTTCAAGGGGCGGCCGATTGACCTGGCCGGTCTGGAGACGCGGCCGGGATCGAAGACCTTCCGCTGGGCGGGCAAATACGTCGGGGACATGAACGCGGCGGAGACGCTGCGGACGGACCTAAACGTCGTCTCGGAAACGCCTCCGACGATCCCCGAGCAGTTTCGCGATTCGCGCTATGTCTTCCTCGCCAATACGCACCCAGCCCTGCAGCGCGGGTTCATCGAGCAGTTGAAACAGCCCAAGCTCATCGTCTGCGACACGATGAACCTGTGGATCAACGTCGCCAAGGAAGAGCTGCTCAAGACGCTCTCGATGGTCAACGGCATGGTCATGAACGACGGCGAGGCCCGCTTGCTGACGGGGCAGGTCGACCTGATCCAGGCTGGCCACGACGTGCTGAAGCTCGGCCCGGAGTTCGTCGCGATCAAGAAGGGTGAGCACGGCGTGCTCATGGTGACGAAGGACGAGGTCGTCGCCCTGCCTGCCTATCCGACGATGAAGGTCAAAGACCCGACCGGGGCGGGCGACAGCTTCGCCGCGGGTGTGATGGCGTACCTGGCTTCAACCGACCGCCGCGACACGGCGGCGCTGCGGGCAGCGCTGGCGCATGGGACGTGCCTGGCGTCGATCACGATCGAAGATTTCTCGATGCGCTCGCTGGCAGCGGCGGATAAGGGGACGCTGGAGGGGCGGCTGGCGAAGTACAAATCGATGTTGGCGATCGGGTAG
- a CDS encoding LysM peptidoglycan-binding domain-containing protein translates to MNPFFQNARPSAVMCATVCVFAFLMGACGKPKPTTQPVRRAAGPVAESPPTDSPTEDVFETGTGPGRTHTVQPRETLYGLAQRYYGDKNQWRKIYYANRNRLTDPNNVPAGIRLIIP, encoded by the coding sequence GTGAATCCTTTCTTTCAGAACGCACGCCCAAGCGCCGTCATGTGCGCGACGGTCTGCGTGTTCGCCTTCCTTATGGGCGCGTGCGGCAAACCGAAGCCCACGACACAGCCCGTCCGGCGGGCCGCGGGCCCAGTGGCAGAGTCCCCGCCGACCGATTCGCCGACGGAGGATGTTTTCGAGACAGGAACCGGGCCGGGGCGGACGCACACGGTTCAGCCCCGGGAGACGCTTTACGGACTCGCCCAGCGATACTATGGCGACAAGAACCAATGGCGGAAAATCTACTACGCCAATCGCAACCGGCTGACCGACCCCAACAACGTCCCCGCCGGCATAAGGCTGATCATCCCATGA
- the recG gene encoding ATP-dependent DNA helicase RecG, which yields MNPAPRGPAVIPRVPMPMVRPSHPATAPPPSLNDPVQFLPGVGPRRAEALAKVGVRTVGDLLEYFPARHERQEFRTIEHLEEGMTATIVGRIGAVAQKYSRRGPTVRATLIDNTGRCSLSWFNAPWIADRIERGSIVEVTGRVGVYGPLAEFTNPKIAVLDKNAPPVDESRPARLEPVYPATADLPVRAIRKLILDNLDRLLPLVQEPFTESYRRERDLPARSWSIAAMHRPTNEVDVTKARRRLAYEELLLMQLAVTLARHQRRSGPAAPVLKSSPQIDERIRRRFPFRLTKGQERAISEIVRDLAADRPMLRLVQGDVGCGKTVVALYAGLVSVANKHQFAIMAPTELLAQQHYRSICRYLEGSRVRHSLLIGGLPAARRRQMLKEIEHGEMDLVVGTHALIQEDVRFAKLGLVVVDEQHRFGVRQRATIKSKGPAPHYLVMTATPIPRTLAMTVFGDLDVTTIEDLPPGRSPITTRVATPLEQSKAWDFVRTRLGAGEQAYVVYPLIDESDKVEARAATTEYKRLSQQVFAGHRVGLLHGRLPQEVREAVMADFIAGRIAVLVATTVVEVGVDVANATCMVIEHAERYGLSQLHQLRGRVGRGAARGYCLLMTGSVGGAEGERLGVLARTTDGFKIAEEDLRLRGPGEMLGTRQHGLPELRVADLIRDGELLRMAQRDAGRIIADDPSLTQARYANLRHWMESKYRDALTLAGAG from the coding sequence ATGAACCCTGCGCCGCGCGGACCAGCGGTCATCCCTCGCGTGCCAATGCCCATGGTCAGGCCGTCGCATCCGGCCACTGCCCCGCCGCCATCGCTCAATGACCCCGTGCAATTCCTTCCCGGCGTCGGCCCGCGCCGTGCAGAAGCGCTCGCCAAGGTCGGTGTCCGCACCGTCGGCGACCTGCTCGAATACTTTCCCGCCCGCCACGAGCGGCAGGAGTTCCGCACCATCGAGCACCTCGAAGAAGGCATGACCGCGACGATTGTCGGCCGGATCGGGGCCGTGGCGCAGAAATACAGCCGCCGGGGTCCGACGGTCCGCGCGACGCTGATCGACAACACCGGCCGGTGTAGCCTGTCCTGGTTCAACGCTCCGTGGATAGCCGATCGCATCGAGCGCGGCTCGATCGTGGAGGTGACCGGACGCGTCGGCGTCTATGGTCCGCTCGCCGAGTTTACCAATCCAAAGATCGCGGTCCTGGACAAAAATGCCCCGCCGGTGGACGAGTCGCGGCCGGCGCGATTGGAGCCCGTCTATCCGGCGACGGCCGATTTGCCCGTTCGCGCGATTCGCAAGCTCATCCTCGACAACCTCGACCGACTGCTGCCCCTGGTGCAGGAGCCGTTTACGGAGAGCTATCGGCGCGAGCGAGATTTGCCCGCGCGGTCGTGGTCGATCGCGGCGATGCATCGGCCGACAAACGAAGTGGATGTCACCAAGGCCCGGCGGCGACTGGCGTATGAAGAGCTGCTGCTCATGCAACTCGCGGTGACCCTTGCGCGGCACCAGCGGCGAAGCGGCCCGGCCGCGCCTGTGTTGAAGTCGAGCCCGCAGATCGACGAGCGAATCCGCCGACGCTTTCCATTTCGACTGACCAAGGGGCAGGAACGTGCGATCAGCGAGATCGTCCGCGACCTGGCCGCCGACCGCCCGATGCTCCGGCTCGTGCAGGGCGACGTCGGATGCGGCAAGACGGTCGTCGCGCTCTATGCCGGGCTGGTTTCCGTCGCCAACAAGCATCAATTCGCCATCATGGCCCCGACCGAGCTGCTCGCCCAGCAGCACTATCGGTCGATCTGTCGGTATCTGGAAGGAAGCCGCGTGCGTCACAGTCTGCTCATCGGCGGTCTACCCGCGGCGCGCCGACGACAGATGCTGAAGGAGATTGAGCACGGCGAAATGGACCTCGTCGTAGGGACGCATGCCCTGATTCAGGAGGATGTTCGCTTTGCCAAACTCGGCCTCGTCGTCGTCGACGAGCAGCACCGCTTCGGCGTCCGCCAGCGGGCGACGATCAAGAGCAAAGGCCCCGCCCCGCACTATCTGGTCATGACCGCCACGCCCATCCCGCGAACCCTCGCCATGACCGTCTTCGGCGACCTGGACGTGACCACGATCGAGGACCTCCCACCCGGGCGCTCGCCGATCACCACGCGCGTCGCCACCCCGCTCGAACAATCGAAGGCTTGGGATTTCGTGCGGACGCGCCTCGGGGCGGGCGAACAAGCGTACGTCGTCTATCCCCTGATCGACGAGTCGGACAAAGTGGAGGCCCGCGCGGCGACGACCGAGTACAAACGGCTTTCGCAGCAAGTGTTCGCAGGCCATCGCGTGGGACTCCTGCACGGCCGCCTGCCGCAGGAAGTGCGCGAGGCCGTGATGGCGGATTTCATCGCCGGGCGGATCGCCGTCCTCGTCGCCACAACCGTCGTCGAAGTCGGCGTCGATGTGGCCAACGCGACCTGCATGGTGATCGAGCACGCCGAGCGGTACGGCCTGTCTCAATTGCATCAACTGCGGGGCCGCGTCGGCCGCGGCGCGGCGCGCGGGTATTGTCTCCTGATGACCGGCAGCGTGGGCGGCGCGGAGGGCGAGCGGCTGGGGGTATTGGCTCGCACGACCGACGGTTTTAAGATTGCCGAGGAAGACCTGCGACTGCGCGGGCCGGGCGAAATGCTCGGCACGCGGCAGCACGGCCTTCCCGAACTTCGCGTCGCCGACTTGATCCGCGACGGCGAGTTGTTGCGCATGGCGCAGCGCGACGCCGGGCGGATCATCGCGGACGACCCGTCCCTGACGCAGGCCCGCTACGCGAACCTGCGGCACTGGATGGAATCGAAGTATCGAGACGCGCTGACGCTGGCCGGAGCCGGTTAA
- a CDS encoding glycosyltransferase family 39 protein, whose amino-acid sequence MQDSPATLARYGLPAILLIAALARLPWLASVPPPLNQDEASRGYDAWALLETGADRRGESWPFFLESFGPGDFTAALSTYLTIPFVALLGPTVTAMRLPCALLGIATVAAIFGLVRRWMGVPAALVAGIVLALNPWHISLTRTAHEAAFAPFFLATALWAWQRAGLLLRPAGCATDELPDRPSTVWAALGGLLMGGHAWVYPATRLFTPLFVAASLGIGWRHFIELGKARAGRRVLLAAAAGIVIGTAPLWITALTHPERLAARARATLIFAKPLPPSEMLLKFAGNLAKNIDPRYLFWQCDEMSGVTIPYVGQHLLVLAPLLIVGMARLLLNAHRSTWDRWILAWLFLALIPAAICRDWNPHALRTIGGLAAYPVIMAYGAMAIGERLRHWPTAKRTLTAGVATLALAANIVHAAYRYGWEFRIAAEPGYQNTLLRALEVAAEHSEEADFILVTNRSNQPYIYVLLLEPIPPTMLAEIPTVIVNYPHAFHEVLRLGKYYFAPHDLKEALPEVKTTFDRAFGALPPSAQGLVVETRGRFKGGRILATIPCSDRRRLDDDFEVRWWSPGEGRQ is encoded by the coding sequence ATGCAGGACAGCCCCGCGACGTTGGCCCGATACGGGCTGCCCGCGATTCTGCTCATCGCCGCCCTGGCCCGACTTCCCTGGCTGGCGTCCGTTCCGCCGCCGCTGAATCAGGACGAAGCCTCGCGCGGCTACGACGCCTGGGCGCTGCTCGAGACCGGCGCCGATCGCCGCGGCGAGTCTTGGCCGTTCTTTCTGGAGAGTTTCGGCCCCGGCGACTTCACGGCGGCGTTGTCGACCTATCTGACCATTCCTTTCGTCGCCTTACTGGGTCCGACGGTGACCGCCATGCGGCTCCCCTGCGCGCTCTTGGGCATCGCGACCGTCGCAGCGATCTTCGGACTCGTGCGCCGGTGGATGGGCGTGCCGGCGGCACTGGTGGCCGGGATCGTGTTGGCCCTGAATCCGTGGCATATATCGCTCACCAGAACGGCCCACGAGGCCGCCTTTGCACCGTTCTTTCTCGCGACCGCCCTGTGGGCCTGGCAGCGCGCGGGCCTTTTGCTTCGCCCCGCGGGCTGCGCGACGGACGAATTGCCTGATCGTCCATCGACGGTATGGGCGGCGCTCGGCGGGCTGCTCATGGGGGGCCATGCCTGGGTTTATCCGGCGACGCGGCTCTTTACGCCGCTGTTCGTCGCCGCTTCGCTGGGCATCGGATGGCGACATTTTATCGAATTGGGAAAGGCGCGCGCGGGCCGGCGCGTCCTACTCGCGGCCGCGGCAGGGATTGTCATCGGAACCGCCCCCCTGTGGATCACCGCTTTGACGCACCCCGAACGCCTGGCGGCGCGGGCCCGTGCGACGCTGATCTTCGCGAAACCCTTGCCGCCGAGTGAGATGCTGCTGAAGTTCGCGGGCAACCTCGCGAAAAACATCGACCCGCGCTATCTCTTCTGGCAATGCGACGAGATGAGCGGCGTAACCATACCCTATGTCGGTCAACACCTCCTCGTCCTCGCTCCGCTTCTTATCGTCGGAATGGCTCGGCTCTTGTTAAACGCGCACCGATCGACGTGGGACCGCTGGATTCTGGCCTGGCTGTTTCTCGCACTGATTCCCGCGGCCATCTGCCGCGACTGGAACCCGCACGCCTTGCGCACCATCGGCGGCCTCGCGGCTTATCCCGTGATCATGGCCTACGGCGCCATGGCGATCGGCGAGCGGCTCCGGCATTGGCCCACCGCCAAACGAACGCTCACGGCCGGCGTGGCAACGCTTGCGCTCGCCGCGAATATCGTCCATGCTGCTTATCGCTACGGCTGGGAGTTCCGAATCGCGGCGGAGCCGGGGTACCAGAACACCCTGCTCCGGGCCTTGGAAGTCGCCGCCGAGCATTCCGAAGAAGCCGACTTCATCCTGGTGACCAATCGCTCCAACCAGCCCTATATCTACGTCTTGCTCCTCGAACCCATACCGCCGACTATGCTGGCGGAAATCCCCACCGTCATAGTGAACTATCCACACGCCTTTCATGAGGTCCTGCGGCTCGGCAAGTACTATTTTGCACCTCACGACCTCAAGGAGGCCCTGCCGGAGGTCAAGACGACATTTGACCGCGCCTTTGGGGCCCTGCCGCCTTCGGCCCAGGGCTTGGTCGTGGAAACCAGGGGCCGCTTCAAAGGGGGTCGGATTCTGGCCACCATCCCCTGTAGCGACCGCCGCCGCCTCGACGACGATTTTGAGGTCCGATGGTGGAGCCCCGGTGAGGGCCGGCAGTAA